In the Theobroma cacao cultivar B97-61/B2 chromosome 1, Criollo_cocoa_genome_V2, whole genome shotgun sequence genome, one interval contains:
- the LOC18612022 gene encoding protein DYAD isoform X2: MAEWGVCRQVKFVSSQGDSTAKQSSGIIEEEYDEDDKKNVKTELISCPEVRKRKCPSSNQLRKEKAARCGKQRLNSGPNKCKQNKRNNSAERWSTERYKLAEESMLEVMKAEGAEFENPISRPALRMAARKHIGDTGLLDHLLKHIDGKVAPGGTDRFRRCYNTSGVMEYWLESADLVNIRKEAGISPFWRKPDGVPFQDSACAVELKLLKEEMAKMKREMEELVSKQQEQGQANLIEGMQKELLKWKAKTDERLMEFSSSLNGLQDMCKELVTWKAGVEQQLLEISNSLSSLQASKQCTIFSPSASERWEDWLESTNLDNFQGGNLAPWLENPELINFGQDAAVQDTDLAPLAWSRPGHSPFQGPICAQELDTLNEDMAKIKRDVQEVVPRRQEEDQANVTPDSSVTANSKLDLDNSVLLFQEMLKDLVKWKAKIEQQLMEISSAVSAMQTSRQ, encoded by the exons ATGGCAGAGTGGGGTGTCTGCAGGCAAGTTAAATTTGTGAGCTCTCAAGGAGATAGCACTGCCAAACAATCTTCTGGCATAATTGAGGAAGAATATGATGaagatgataaaaaaaatgtgaaaactGAGTTGATTTCATGCCCAGAAGTACGGAAGAGAAAGTGCCCTTCCTCCAACCAActtagaaaggaaaaagctgCAAGATGTGGGAAACAAAGGTTAAATAGTGGTCCTAACAAGTGCAAGCAAAACAAGCGCAACAATTCTGCAGAGAGATGGTCCACTGAAAG ATATAAGCTGGCTGAAGAAAGCATGTTAGAGGTCATGAAGGCTGAAGGGGCTGAGTTTGAGAACCCAATATCTCGGCCTGCTTTGAGAATGGCAGCACGTAAACATATTGGTGATACTGGGCTCTTGGACCACTTGCTGAAGCACATTGATGGAAAGGTGGCACCAGGTGGCACCGATCGGTTTCGGCGCTGTTACAACACTAGTGGAGTGATGGAGTATTGGCTTGAGAGTGCTGACCTGGTCAACATACGAAAAGAGGCTGGGATCTCCCCATTTTGGCGGAAACCAGATGGGGTCCCCTTTCAGGATTCTGCTTGTGCTGTAGAACTCAAATTGCTTAAAGAAGAAATGGCCAAAATGAAGAG GGAGATGGAGGAACTGGTATCCAAGCAGCAAGAACAAGGCCAAGCTAATTTGATTGAG GGGATGCAGAAAGAATTGTTGAAATGGAAAGCGAAGACAGATGAACGCCTGATGGAGTTTTCAAGCTCTTTGAATGGTTTGCAG GACATGTGCAAAGAACTAGTGACGTGGAAAGCTGGAGTTGAGCAACAGCTTctggaaatttcaaattcattgaGCAGTCTGCAGGCATCAAAGCAATGCACTATCTTTAGTCCTTCAGCTTCTGAAAGATGGGAAGATTGGCTGGAGAGCACCAACCTGGACAATTTTCAAGGGGGTAACTTGGCACCCTGGTTAGAGAACCCAGAGCTGATTAACTTTGGCCAGGATGCTGCAGTTCAAGATACAGATCTGGCCCCCCTAGCATGGTCAAGACCTGGTCATAGCCCCTTTCAAGGTCCCATTTGTGCTCAAGAGCTGGATACGCTTAATGAAGATATGGCTAAAATAAAGAG AGATGTGCAGGAAGTAGTGCCTAGGAGGCAAGAGGAAGATCAAGCTAATGTGACACCTGATTCTTCTGTTACTGCCAATTCAAAGTTAGATCTTGATAATTCGGTGCTTCTGTTTCAG GAAATGTTGAAGGACTTGGTGAAATGGAAAGCTAAAATTGAACAACAGCTGATGGAGATTTCAAGTGCAGTTAGTGCTATGCAGACATCAAGGCAGTaa
- the LOC18612022 gene encoding protein DYAD isoform X1: MLPGASELYRSCEGVAETSKKGFCWFELKRLGMAEWGVCRQVKFVSSQGDSTAKQSSGIIEEEYDEDDKKNVKTELISCPEVRKRKCPSSNQLRKEKAARCGKQRLNSGPNKCKQNKRNNSAERWSTERYKLAEESMLEVMKAEGAEFENPISRPALRMAARKHIGDTGLLDHLLKHIDGKVAPGGTDRFRRCYNTSGVMEYWLESADLVNIRKEAGISPFWRKPDGVPFQDSACAVELKLLKEEMAKMKREMEELVSKQQEQGQANLIEGMQKELLKWKAKTDERLMEFSSSLNGLQDMCKELVTWKAGVEQQLLEISNSLSSLQASKQCTIFSPSASERWEDWLESTNLDNFQGGNLAPWLENPELINFGQDAAVQDTDLAPLAWSRPGHSPFQGPICAQELDTLNEDMAKIKRDVQEVVPRRQEEDQANVTPDSSVTANSKLDLDNSVLLFQEMLKDLVKWKAKIEQQLMEISSAVSAMQTSRQ; this comes from the exons ATGTTGCCAG GTGCTTCTGAACTGTACAGAAGTTGTGAGGGGGTAGCTGAAACATCTAAGAAAGGGTTTTGTTGGTTTGAGCTGAAGCGTCTTGGGATGGCAGAGTGGGGTGTCTGCAGGCAAGTTAAATTTGTGAGCTCTCAAGGAGATAGCACTGCCAAACAATCTTCTGGCATAATTGAGGAAGAATATGATGaagatgataaaaaaaatgtgaaaactGAGTTGATTTCATGCCCAGAAGTACGGAAGAGAAAGTGCCCTTCCTCCAACCAActtagaaaggaaaaagctgCAAGATGTGGGAAACAAAGGTTAAATAGTGGTCCTAACAAGTGCAAGCAAAACAAGCGCAACAATTCTGCAGAGAGATGGTCCACTGAAAG ATATAAGCTGGCTGAAGAAAGCATGTTAGAGGTCATGAAGGCTGAAGGGGCTGAGTTTGAGAACCCAATATCTCGGCCTGCTTTGAGAATGGCAGCACGTAAACATATTGGTGATACTGGGCTCTTGGACCACTTGCTGAAGCACATTGATGGAAAGGTGGCACCAGGTGGCACCGATCGGTTTCGGCGCTGTTACAACACTAGTGGAGTGATGGAGTATTGGCTTGAGAGTGCTGACCTGGTCAACATACGAAAAGAGGCTGGGATCTCCCCATTTTGGCGGAAACCAGATGGGGTCCCCTTTCAGGATTCTGCTTGTGCTGTAGAACTCAAATTGCTTAAAGAAGAAATGGCCAAAATGAAGAG GGAGATGGAGGAACTGGTATCCAAGCAGCAAGAACAAGGCCAAGCTAATTTGATTGAG GGGATGCAGAAAGAATTGTTGAAATGGAAAGCGAAGACAGATGAACGCCTGATGGAGTTTTCAAGCTCTTTGAATGGTTTGCAG GACATGTGCAAAGAACTAGTGACGTGGAAAGCTGGAGTTGAGCAACAGCTTctggaaatttcaaattcattgaGCAGTCTGCAGGCATCAAAGCAATGCACTATCTTTAGTCCTTCAGCTTCTGAAAGATGGGAAGATTGGCTGGAGAGCACCAACCTGGACAATTTTCAAGGGGGTAACTTGGCACCCTGGTTAGAGAACCCAGAGCTGATTAACTTTGGCCAGGATGCTGCAGTTCAAGATACAGATCTGGCCCCCCTAGCATGGTCAAGACCTGGTCATAGCCCCTTTCAAGGTCCCATTTGTGCTCAAGAGCTGGATACGCTTAATGAAGATATGGCTAAAATAAAGAG AGATGTGCAGGAAGTAGTGCCTAGGAGGCAAGAGGAAGATCAAGCTAATGTGACACCTGATTCTTCTGTTACTGCCAATTCAAAGTTAGATCTTGATAATTCGGTGCTTCTGTTTCAG GAAATGTTGAAGGACTTGGTGAAATGGAAAGCTAAAATTGAACAACAGCTGATGGAGATTTCAAGTGCAGTTAGTGCTATGCAGACATCAAGGCAGTaa